In the Candidatus Hydrogenedentota bacterium genome, one interval contains:
- a CDS encoding DUF1844 domain-containing protein, translating into MSEDGPKIFIDEGWKAQVQREKEEAAKKLAAGTEPLAGESGQAEAPDGDMLEYDPEQPSFSSLVGSLATQAMFALGLIADQESGQVMVNLDAARYTLDLLAVLIEKTQGNLSGDEAKMLIQTTGELEQAFAVRVQQFQEQAMRQGGAGDLPPLL; encoded by the coding sequence ATGAGCGAAGACGGACCGAAGATTTTCATTGACGAGGGCTGGAAGGCCCAGGTCCAACGGGAAAAAGAGGAAGCGGCAAAGAAGCTTGCGGCGGGAACCGAGCCGCTTGCGGGGGAATCCGGGCAGGCCGAAGCGCCCGACGGTGATATGCTCGAATACGATCCCGAGCAGCCCTCGTTCTCGTCACTGGTTGGCAGCCTGGCCACGCAGGCCATGTTTGCCCTCGGCCTCATCGCCGATCAGGAGTCGGGCCAGGTCATGGTCAATCTCGATGCCGCGCGCTACACCCTCGATCTGCTCGCCGTCCTCATCGAGAAGACCCAGGGCAATCTGAGCGGCGACGAGGCGAAGATGCTCATCCAGACCACCGGCGAACTGGAACAGGCCTTCGCCGTGCGCGTGCAGCAGTTTCAGGAACAGGCCATGCGCCAGGGGGGAGCGGGCGACCTCCCTCCCCTTCTATAG
- the ndk gene encoding nucleoside-diphosphate kinase, whose product MSERTFVMVKPDGVGRRLVGECIRRFEQRGLKLVGLKAQILSEDIAKAHYDEHKDKPFFGELVSFITSGPTVQMVWEGPDAVAQVRKMNGATNCAKADVGTIRGDFGLSMQNNIIHASDAVDTAVREIGLYFQESELFSYSQPDDQWLN is encoded by the coding sequence GTGAGCGAACGTACTTTTGTGATGGTTAAGCCCGATGGCGTTGGTCGCCGTCTTGTGGGCGAGTGCATCCGCCGCTTTGAACAGCGCGGCCTGAAGCTCGTCGGCCTGAAGGCCCAGATCCTCAGCGAGGACATTGCCAAGGCCCACTACGACGAGCACAAAGACAAGCCCTTCTTCGGCGAGCTGGTTTCCTTCATCACCTCCGGCCCCACGGTTCAGATGGTGTGGGAGGGTCCCGATGCCGTGGCGCAGGTGCGCAAGATGAACGGCGCGACCAATTGCGCGAAGGCGGACGTGGGCACGATCCGGGGCGATTTCGGCCTCAGCATGCAGAACAATATCATTCACGCTTCCGACGCGGTGGATACGGCGGTCCGCGAGATCGGCCTCTACTTCCAGGAAAGCGAACTCTTTTCCTATTCCCAACCTGACGATCAGTGGTTGAATTAA